The following are from one region of the Erythrobacteraceae bacterium WH01K genome:
- a CDS encoding TniQ family protein, with protein MRTGVSRWHIRPSPLPRESVSSWLIRIAAAKGTKHHSLMKELAPGLEFWTRDGDLVASPELVRALAVKTGTPLERCRRTTLGAYEGVLAESISGANQSFMVVPLGVRHRFRKAHGQAFCPHCLADDTPYLPLTWRLRLFPACTKHAAVLMDACPDCDAPYQPHRSGFRHCDGCGLDLSALSASIAAPSVLVLQAHNEAVLDGRAVAWPHLHGIHPIAFFAIQLALFRAIAAKRWGKRVREALHPSIGEIDLDYRTANPSIRSMTVSAAHGVMRGVSRLLRGWPFGLVGPCGEARAWASWIVPEEPGVQTPFALRHVLDTYLRPGSSNAR; from the coding sequence ATGCGAACCGGCGTGAGCCGCTGGCATATCCGTCCAAGCCCATTGCCACGGGAATCGGTCAGCTCCTGGCTGATCCGCATTGCCGCGGCAAAGGGTACCAAGCACCACTCGCTGATGAAGGAACTCGCGCCCGGCCTCGAGTTCTGGACCAGGGATGGCGATCTCGTCGCATCGCCGGAGCTCGTCCGAGCTCTGGCGGTGAAGACGGGAACACCGCTCGAGCGTTGCCGGCGCACGACGCTCGGCGCCTACGAAGGCGTTCTCGCCGAATCCATCTCCGGCGCCAACCAGTCGTTCATGGTGGTGCCACTCGGCGTGCGCCACCGGTTCCGCAAGGCGCACGGGCAGGCCTTCTGTCCACATTGCCTCGCCGACGACACCCCCTATTTGCCGCTGACCTGGCGGCTGCGGCTCTTTCCAGCATGCACGAAGCACGCCGCCGTGCTGATGGACGCCTGCCCGGACTGCGATGCCCCATACCAGCCACACCGCTCGGGCTTCCGCCATTGCGACGGGTGCGGCCTCGACCTTTCCGCCCTTTCCGCGTCCATCGCCGCTCCGAGCGTGCTCGTCCTGCAGGCGCATAACGAAGCGGTGTTAGACGGACGCGCGGTGGCTTGGCCCCATCTGCACGGGATCCATCCGATCGCCTTCTTCGCTATCCAGCTGGCGCTCTTCCGAGCGATCGCTGCCAAACGCTGGGGCAAGCGCGTCCGCGAAGCGCTGCATCCTTCGATCGGGGAGATCGACCTCGACTACAGGACTGCGAACCCCAGTATCCGGTCCATGACCGTCAGCGCTGCGCACGGCGTGATGCGCGGGGTCAGCCGGCTGCTGCGGGGATGGCCGTTCGGCCTCGTCGGTCCGTGCGGCGAGGCGCGCGCCTGGGCAAGCTGGATCGTGCCGGAGGAGCCGGGCGTCCAGACACCCTTCGCGCTGCGCCACGTTCTCGACACCTATCTTCGCCCCGGTTCCTCGAACGCGCGCTAG
- a CDS encoding TniB family NTP-binding protein has product MTCNNTTSLDDLRLADDATRLAYLAEPQTIHHPRMMEIEDRLRAILEAPEPHEHSIAVFGRSYNGKSTISKHFASLHPVQTGITGDADRADVVRVSMPGEASVREFAIRILRYVAEPFNLRWSTSHLTSMAYAVLRTMRTRLLIIDEFQDLANGTHRNREALKNMVKSIGEDCGCGVALFGTPPGVDILNDDPQLQRRFEQIALPPWNRGDEANVLIHNIEVRLPLRKTSHVVADPKLVETILEKGDHVIGHIRRVMLLAARMAIQSGREVIDAKTLEDMAWVPLSERACDVIDRLEVKTSRECEPA; this is encoded by the coding sequence ATGACCTGCAACAACACCACATCCCTCGACGACCTGCGCCTCGCGGACGATGCCACCCGGCTCGCCTACCTCGCCGAGCCGCAGACCATCCACCATCCGCGCATGATGGAAATCGAGGATCGCCTTCGGGCGATCCTCGAGGCTCCCGAGCCGCACGAGCACAGCATCGCAGTGTTCGGGCGCAGCTACAACGGCAAGAGCACCATCTCGAAGCATTTCGCGTCGCTGCATCCGGTACAGACCGGCATAACGGGCGATGCGGACCGCGCCGATGTGGTGCGGGTCTCAATGCCGGGCGAAGCGTCGGTTCGCGAGTTTGCGATCCGCATCCTGCGCTACGTCGCGGAGCCCTTCAATCTGCGATGGTCGACCTCGCATCTCACCTCCATGGCCTACGCAGTTCTGAGGACGATGCGAACGAGGCTGCTCATCATCGACGAGTTCCAGGATCTCGCCAACGGGACCCATCGCAACCGCGAGGCGCTCAAGAACATGGTGAAGTCGATCGGCGAGGATTGCGGGTGCGGTGTCGCCCTGTTCGGGACGCCGCCGGGCGTCGATATCCTGAACGACGATCCGCAACTCCAGCGTCGCTTCGAGCAGATCGCGCTGCCGCCGTGGAACCGTGGCGACGAGGCGAACGTGTTGATCCATAACATCGAGGTGCGTCTGCCGCTGCGCAAGACGTCGCATGTCGTGGCTGATCCCAAGCTCGTCGAGACCATCCTCGAGAAGGGAGATCACGTCATCGGCCATATCCGGCGGGTGATGCTTCTCGCGGCGCGTATGGCCATCCAAAGCGGCCGCGAGGTGATCGACGCGAAGACCCTCGAGGACATGGCGTGGGTACCGCTTTCCGAGCGCGCCTGCGACGTCATCGATCGGCTCGAAGTGAAGACGTCCAGGGAATGCGAACCGGCGTGA
- a CDS encoding Mu transposase C-terminal domain-containing protein produces MSNRKKTTPALAKDVLQVTTVGPDHQITVETISDADWQRTSFEADVIDAFRRGARTRENAKKAARMLEWSTSKFYRKLKAYEDAGHAMALFKVPTKRAWHSKLDPAVEEIVEGELKKFLKQRRYRGQQVTVYIDNVQKACAKAGIEPPSDRTIRRRWESLDVRVRYAHKNGAQAAADKYDRDKGSTPLCTYPLERVQIDHTYSDVHLISEELWISLGRPTFTMVVDEFSRLPLGIHVTFGYPSVEELAEAMAIACLPKDGWLAAKGIEGIDWPWFGVPSAIFVDRGVDFTSKSFHRGCGKWRIDLSHRSQPHHGGIVERMIGTAMTQTRKLPGNTIFSSTRREKDRIDPTETASLTLDEYLEAMVRYFVGEYPYRIHPTLGMTPAEKWNLGVAQYGDPRRVDDPQAFYLDFLKTEKRKLEKYGFRVSYLSYTARELQPLLNAAKGTMLNVKRDPADVSRAFVEDPRNGRYIELRDALTEDQAITVAEWERARADFKAKLRKRGRVTATGILGIIEKERAEAARHAKVVNPRSKLDRAKQRKIAQNAVKRERGRNRLPAPEQSPLPPVPVVRIDPASITILPSSGAVQ; encoded by the coding sequence ATGTCTAATCGTAAGAAGACCACCCCCGCCTTGGCGAAGGACGTCCTCCAGGTCACGACTGTCGGTCCTGATCACCAGATCACTGTCGAAACGATCAGTGACGCCGACTGGCAGCGCACTAGCTTCGAGGCCGACGTCATCGACGCGTTTCGTCGCGGTGCTCGCACCCGCGAGAACGCGAAGAAAGCCGCTCGCATGCTCGAATGGTCGACCTCCAAGTTCTATCGCAAGCTCAAGGCCTACGAGGACGCTGGGCACGCCATGGCGCTCTTCAAGGTCCCGACCAAGCGCGCCTGGCATTCCAAGCTCGATCCGGCGGTCGAGGAAATCGTCGAGGGCGAGCTCAAGAAGTTCCTGAAACAGCGCCGCTACAGGGGCCAGCAGGTCACGGTCTACATCGACAACGTGCAGAAGGCCTGCGCGAAGGCGGGTATCGAGCCGCCGTCCGATCGGACCATCAGGCGCCGCTGGGAATCGCTCGACGTGCGCGTCCGCTACGCGCACAAGAACGGCGCGCAGGCGGCCGCGGACAAGTACGACCGCGACAAGGGTTCGACCCCGCTCTGCACCTATCCGCTCGAGCGGGTGCAGATCGACCACACCTACAGTGACGTGCACCTCATCTCAGAGGAGCTGTGGATCTCGCTCGGTCGCCCAACCTTCACCATGGTGGTCGACGAGTTCTCGCGCCTGCCCCTGGGTATCCACGTGACGTTCGGTTATCCGAGCGTCGAGGAACTGGCCGAGGCCATGGCGATCGCCTGCCTGCCCAAGGATGGCTGGCTCGCCGCCAAAGGCATCGAGGGGATCGACTGGCCGTGGTTCGGCGTACCCTCGGCAATCTTCGTCGACCGCGGCGTCGACTTCACGTCAAAGTCCTTCCACCGGGGGTGCGGCAAGTGGCGGATCGACCTCTCGCACCGCTCGCAGCCGCATCACGGCGGGATCGTCGAGCGGATGATCGGCACCGCGATGACGCAGACCCGCAAGCTGCCGGGCAACACCATCTTCAGCTCCACAAGGCGGGAGAAAGATCGCATTGATCCCACCGAGACCGCGAGCCTGACGCTCGATGAATACCTCGAGGCGATGGTGCGGTACTTCGTGGGCGAATACCCGTACCGCATCCATCCGACGCTGGGGATGACGCCGGCGGAGAAGTGGAACCTGGGGGTCGCGCAATATGGCGATCCCCGGCGCGTCGACGATCCGCAGGCCTTCTATCTCGACTTTCTGAAGACCGAAAAGCGCAAGCTCGAGAAGTACGGGTTCCGCGTCAGCTACCTCAGCTACACCGCGCGCGAGCTCCAGCCCCTTCTAAACGCCGCCAAGGGGACGATGCTCAACGTCAAACGCGACCCCGCCGACGTCAGCCGCGCGTTTGTCGAGGACCCTCGCAACGGTCGCTACATCGAGCTTCGCGACGCGCTCACCGAGGACCAAGCGATCACCGTCGCCGAGTGGGAACGGGCGCGGGCCGACTTCAAGGCCAAGCTCAGGAAACGCGGCCGGGTGACGGCGACGGGCATTCTCGGCATCATCGAGAAGGAGCGCGCCGAAGCCGCCCGCCACGCCAAGGTCGTGAACCCGAGGTCCAAGCTCGACCGGGCGAAGCAGCGCAAGATCGCACAGAACGCGGTGAAGCGCGAGCGTGGCCGAAACCGGTTGCCGGCGCCCGAGCAGTCGCCTCTTCCGCCGGTCCCGGTCGTCAGGATCGACCCCGCCAGCATCACCATCCTTCCCTCCAGTGGAGCCGTCCAATGA
- a CDS encoding thermonuclease family protein, which translates to MSFLLAILAASSPIGVCPPSGVRITCVHDGDSFIVARERIRIADIDTPELDGACESERRLAVRARDRLVTLLNSERYNIIRQDTDRYGRTLAIVTNSRGSIGDQMVRA; encoded by the coding sequence GTGAGCTTTCTTCTCGCCATCCTGGCAGCGAGCTCTCCTATCGGGGTCTGTCCTCCCTCAGGGGTGCGGATCACATGCGTCCACGATGGCGACAGCTTCATCGTGGCGCGCGAACGGATACGTATCGCCGACATCGATACACCAGAACTCGACGGCGCCTGCGAAAGCGAGCGTCGGCTAGCGGTGCGTGCAAGGGATAGGCTGGTGACCCTTTTGAATTCGGAGCGCTACAACATCATTCGCCAAGATACCGATCGCTATGGTCGGACGCTCGCGATTGTCACGAATTCACGGGGATCGATTGGCGACCAGATGGTCCGCGCTTGA
- a CDS encoding excalibur calcium-binding domain-containing protein produces the protein MLVGIVAFLASSAASAHPGRTAADGCHNDRKNGGRHCHGGRAASKPTRTPSGEVYYPNCAAARAAGAAPVRRGQPGYGRHLDRDNDGIGCER, from the coding sequence ATGCTTGTGGGTATCGTCGCGTTTCTAGCCTCCTCGGCTGCATCCGCGCATCCTGGACGCACGGCCGCTGATGGCTGTCACAACGATCGCAAGAACGGCGGTCGACATTGCCATGGCGGTCGCGCAGCTAGCAAACCGACAAGAACCCCGAGCGGCGAAGTGTACTATCCAAATTGCGCTGCCGCTCGTGCCGCCGGTGCAGCGCCGGTACGAAGAGGACAACCAGGCTACGGCCGACATCTAGATCGCGATAACGATGGTATTGGATGCGAGCGGTGA
- a CDS encoding recombinase family protein, producing MSIETIAPLKRCAIYTRKSTNRRLEHDVNSLVTQREISSAYITSQQYKGWVELPNRYDDGGHSGSGMDRPALSQLMQDIEAGEIDVVVVYKIDRLTRSLADFVRMIEIFDRRNIALVPISQAFDTSDSMGRMILNVLLTFSQFERELIAERVRDSIRTRKRHGKMHGGLPPFGYIATPDGLKIDEPEAEIVRFIFDEFLRTRRYTKVMTAVRERGYCSSIKYSPRGKPRGGTAISPSTVYAIVQNPMYVGEIRGHDTTYPGEHEPLISRDIWDEAQIICQERKKRRPHNRDTDHFLAGLLWDDLGRHMRLDLKWHWGKFYKTYVSSNAIWSQKLFLRQYRASADQLDEVVLAAVAAFLCDRIKLRKALKGLGLFGENLETLAAKGPAASDRLMATPKPHLHELFKAIAHRVELGEDQVSIEFRMLEVQRYLEWKSEMSFRGRPSNWSCSDARYEHIVAVRAVTAERWPSLHINPRQTSCKGKPDKKLVDLVRSARKAQRLVEENRALDLDALAKIHGCRTAQFTRLIRLNYLAPDIVTAVFDGTQPPGLNRKVLLNSNVPTDWAVQRKLYGFPAPERAIDPRNLYGRGMWPSARIEAP from the coding sequence ATGAGTATCGAAACTATCGCACCGCTGAAACGGTGCGCAATATACACCCGAAAGAGCACCAATCGGCGTCTTGAGCACGACGTCAATTCGCTGGTCACGCAGCGCGAAATCAGCAGCGCATACATTACGAGCCAACAATATAAGGGCTGGGTGGAGCTACCGAACCGATACGACGATGGCGGTCATTCGGGGAGCGGAATGGATCGCCCTGCCCTCTCGCAGCTCATGCAGGATATCGAAGCAGGAGAGATCGATGTTGTCGTCGTCTACAAAATCGATAGGCTGACGCGCAGTCTCGCGGACTTCGTTCGGATGATCGAGATCTTCGATCGCCGCAACATCGCGCTGGTCCCCATCTCACAGGCTTTCGACACGTCCGACAGCATGGGCCGGATGATCCTAAACGTGCTGCTCACGTTCTCGCAATTCGAGCGCGAGCTTATCGCGGAGAGAGTGCGCGACAGCATTCGCACCCGCAAGCGGCACGGCAAGATGCATGGTGGCCTGCCGCCATTTGGCTACATTGCTACGCCTGACGGTCTCAAGATTGACGAGCCCGAAGCTGAGATCGTCCGGTTCATCTTCGACGAATTCTTGCGGACAAGGCGCTACACAAAGGTCATGACCGCAGTGCGCGAGCGCGGATATTGTAGCTCTATTAAGTACTCGCCGCGCGGCAAGCCGCGTGGCGGAACTGCGATATCACCGAGCACGGTCTACGCTATCGTCCAGAATCCGATGTATGTCGGAGAAATTCGCGGGCACGATACGACCTACCCCGGAGAGCACGAACCGCTCATCTCGCGCGATATCTGGGACGAAGCGCAGATAATTTGCCAGGAACGCAAAAAGCGCAGACCTCACAATCGCGACACTGACCACTTCCTTGCCGGCCTGCTTTGGGACGATCTTGGGCGCCATATGCGGCTCGACCTGAAGTGGCATTGGGGCAAGTTCTATAAAACTTACGTCTCGAGCAACGCCATCTGGTCGCAGAAGCTATTTCTCCGGCAGTATCGTGCGAGCGCCGACCAGCTTGATGAGGTTGTTTTGGCGGCAGTCGCGGCATTCCTATGCGATCGCATCAAGCTTCGAAAGGCGCTCAAAGGGCTGGGTCTGTTCGGCGAAAACCTGGAAACCTTGGCAGCGAAAGGGCCAGCGGCATCCGACCGACTGATGGCGACCCCGAAGCCGCATCTGCATGAGCTTTTCAAGGCGATCGCGCATCGTGTGGAGCTCGGTGAGGACCAGGTCTCGATCGAGTTTCGTATGCTGGAGGTACAGCGGTATCTCGAATGGAAGAGCGAAATGAGTTTCCGCGGGCGTCCATCAAACTGGTCGTGCAGCGATGCTCGGTATGAGCATATCGTTGCCGTGCGGGCAGTGACTGCGGAGCGATGGCCCTCCCTGCACATCAATCCGCGACAGACTTCCTGCAAAGGAAAGCCGGACAAGAAGCTTGTCGATCTGGTTCGAAGCGCGCGAAAAGCCCAGCGGCTCGTGGAAGAGAATCGCGCGCTCGATCTCGATGCTCTAGCCAAGATCCATGGTTGCCGCACCGCGCAATTCACCCGTCTGATCCGGCTGAATTATCTGGCTCCTGACATTGTGACGGCGGTTTTCGACGGGACGCAGCCTCCCGGTCTCAACAGGAAAGTCTTACTCAATTCCAATGTGCCGACCGATTGGGCGGTACAGCGCAAGCTTTATGGCTTTCCAGCGCCCGAGCGCGCCATTGATCCTCGCAACCTCTATGGGCGCGGCATGTGGCCGAGCGCGAGAATAGAAGCTCCATAG
- a CDS encoding DCL family protein, which translates to MAKQISLSNGRVWNTQKAATDHFRTLRDRYPDGVPIEDANDHSDLAALVERFDAAHGENNSKAGAGIDHFEVRTNSGAGGATRGFWAIRTDGSETDFSFIWAIRGEPKPLFQEFADACRAAVLSDIRTAKRAFFNEHADELGFVECEISGDLLTFEEAHVDHADPTFSALVTAFREGRGWHSEVPEGTLSDAADGQFTTTFASEEVAMAFRIAHYRNAKLRIISGPQNLSRSSSGANSSVKRPLTLVNPEEVNIG; encoded by the coding sequence GTGGCTAAGCAGATCAGCCTTAGCAACGGACGCGTCTGGAATACACAGAAGGCGGCGACTGATCATTTCCGTACGCTGCGGGATCGTTATCCGGACGGCGTCCCAATCGAGGATGCGAATGATCACAGTGACCTTGCTGCCTTGGTCGAGCGGTTTGATGCTGCGCATGGCGAGAACAATTCGAAGGCCGGCGCAGGGATCGACCATTTCGAAGTGCGCACAAATTCAGGAGCTGGTGGCGCCACGAGAGGCTTCTGGGCCATTCGCACGGATGGCAGCGAGACCGATTTCAGCTTCATATGGGCGATACGTGGTGAGCCAAAACCACTGTTTCAGGAATTTGCCGATGCCTGTCGCGCGGCGGTTCTGTCGGACATTCGAACAGCAAAACGGGCGTTTTTTAACGAGCATGCCGACGAACTCGGTTTTGTCGAATGCGAGATTAGTGGCGACCTGCTCACCTTCGAAGAGGCCCATGTCGATCATGCCGATCCTACCTTCAGCGCTCTGGTCACTGCATTTCGTGAGGGGCGCGGGTGGCATTCCGAGGTGCCAGAGGGCACTCTGAGCGACGCGGCAGACGGCCAATTCACTACGACTTTTGCGAGCGAGGAAGTCGCGATGGCCTTCCGGATCGCCCACTATCGGAATGCCAAGCTAAGGATCATCTCAGGACCCCAGAACTTGTCGCGATCTTCGAGTGGCGCAAACTCTAGCGTCAAACGGCCGCTTACCTTGGTCAATCCTGAAGAGGTAAACATTGGCTGA
- a CDS encoding AAA family ATPase: MLISISITGEATFPNDGVELSELKKVNFLFGHNGCGKTTISRAISDPAARDGYSVGWANARPIAALVYNRDFAENNFGEQLKGIFTLGEDSTKNAEEIERLQGEIGKLDREIDGLIRNLEGDDASGGRRQELRDARVQLEEACWTSQQTHKGAFEEAMAGHRQSKAAFCDKLIAEAENNASELVHLDTLKSHAETTFRTDATEQAPIAPIDFSGFQDMENAPILERRIVGRDDVIVAKLIEQLGNSDWVKQGVQYIEPANGRCPFCQQSAPADLRDNLDAFFDRQYENDLSAISALADQYAAAANNVEERVQGLLAETSRFVDNDVLAERHAALRRAYDLNIERLDAKRRNPSEAVQIENTLGVGNALAEIVAQANEAIQSHNELVRDLAASRTTLRSQVWRFIIEERKTDLSTYETTTGTISKAIEGLEQSLASKRQTRAEFDTRLKELEAKATSVQPTVDAINSILTSFGFTSFKLSVAGERGDMYRIVRSDGSDARSTLSEGERSFVTFLYFYHMLSGSTSGTGTTEEKVVVFDDPVSSLDADVLFVVSSLIRNVIKDVRDGNGSARQVFVLTHNIYFHKEVSFDRSRATDNCRRDETFWVVRKREGISSVQSYGFNPVKTSYEMLWEEVRADDRSKLTIQNTLRRIIENYLIVLGGLKQDEIVAKFEGREAQICASLFSWTHDGSHTAHDEIYLAADGNAVQGYLRVFRQIFEKTGHLAHFNMMMKLPSGDVPKASPEPVGE; this comes from the coding sequence ATGCTGATTAGTATATCGATTACTGGTGAGGCCACTTTCCCAAACGACGGCGTGGAGCTGAGCGAGCTCAAGAAGGTGAATTTCCTCTTTGGTCATAATGGCTGCGGCAAAACAACAATCTCTCGTGCAATCAGCGATCCTGCAGCCCGAGACGGCTATTCGGTGGGCTGGGCTAACGCTCGTCCAATCGCGGCATTGGTCTATAATCGCGACTTCGCAGAGAACAACTTCGGCGAGCAGCTCAAAGGCATTTTCACACTTGGCGAGGACTCAACCAAAAACGCAGAAGAAATTGAACGGCTACAGGGTGAGATTGGAAAGCTCGACCGCGAAATCGACGGACTTATACGCAATCTGGAAGGTGATGATGCCTCCGGTGGGCGGCGCCAGGAATTGAGAGACGCGAGAGTTCAGCTCGAAGAGGCTTGTTGGACATCGCAACAAACCCATAAGGGCGCCTTCGAAGAAGCGATGGCAGGGCACAGGCAGAGTAAGGCCGCATTTTGCGACAAGCTTATCGCAGAAGCGGAGAACAACGCGTCCGAACTCGTACATCTCGATACGCTCAAATCCCATGCGGAAACGACATTCCGAACCGATGCGACTGAACAGGCGCCGATTGCTCCGATCGATTTCAGCGGCTTTCAAGACATGGAAAATGCACCAATCCTAGAGCGCAGGATTGTGGGTCGCGACGACGTGATCGTCGCCAAGCTCATCGAGCAGCTAGGTAACAGCGACTGGGTGAAACAAGGTGTGCAGTATATCGAGCCCGCCAACGGGCGCTGTCCGTTCTGCCAACAATCCGCGCCTGCCGACCTGCGTGACAATCTCGATGCTTTCTTCGATCGTCAATACGAGAACGATCTTTCTGCAATCAGCGCGCTTGCCGACCAATATGCCGCTGCCGCCAACAACGTGGAGGAACGGGTGCAAGGCTTGCTTGCCGAGACGTCGCGGTTCGTAGACAACGATGTCCTGGCCGAGCGCCATGCGGCGCTCAGGCGCGCCTACGATCTCAATATCGAAAGGCTCGATGCCAAACGCCGCAATCCCAGCGAGGCTGTTCAAATCGAAAACACCCTGGGAGTCGGCAACGCGTTAGCTGAGATAGTCGCGCAGGCGAACGAAGCCATTCAGTCCCACAATGAGCTTGTGCGCGACCTGGCCGCTTCGAGAACGACGCTGAGAAGCCAGGTCTGGCGCTTCATCATCGAAGAGCGAAAGACTGATCTTTCAACCTACGAAACAACAACCGGAACGATCTCAAAAGCCATCGAAGGCTTGGAACAGAGCCTTGCGTCGAAACGCCAAACGCGCGCGGAGTTCGACACCCGGTTGAAAGAGCTCGAGGCCAAGGCAACCAGCGTGCAACCGACGGTCGATGCGATTAACTCGATACTCACTTCCTTCGGCTTCACCAGCTTCAAGCTCTCGGTCGCGGGCGAGCGCGGTGATATGTACCGCATAGTTCGTTCGGATGGCTCTGATGCGCGGAGCACGCTCAGCGAGGGCGAACGCTCCTTCGTGACGTTTCTGTACTTTTATCACATGCTTTCTGGAAGCACTTCGGGTACCGGCACTACCGAAGAGAAGGTCGTCGTGTTCGACGATCCGGTGTCCAGCCTGGATGCTGACGTCCTGTTTGTCGTCAGTTCGCTTATCAGAAACGTCATCAAAGATGTGCGCGACGGCAATGGCTCCGCAAGGCAGGTGTTTGTGCTCACGCACAACATCTACTTCCATAAGGAAGTCAGCTTCGACCGCAGCCGCGCCACTGACAATTGCAGGCGCGATGAAACATTTTGGGTCGTGCGCAAGCGCGAGGGCATCTCATCGGTTCAGAGCTATGGGTTCAACCCAGTGAAGACGTCGTACGAAATGCTATGGGAGGAAGTACGCGCTGACGATCGCTCGAAGCTAACGATCCAGAACACTTTGCGCAGGATCATCGAGAACTACCTGATCGTGCTCGGCGGCCTGAAGCAAGATGAAATCGTAGCCAAATTTGAAGGCAGGGAGGCGCAGATCTGCGCTTCTCTTTTCTCTTGGACCCACGATGGCTCTCACACCGCGCATGATGAAATCTACCTGGCCGCAGACGGTAATGCGGTTCAGGGATACCTGCGAGTGTTCCGGCAAATCTTTGAGAAAACGGGACATCTTGCTCATTTCAACATGATGATGAAGCTCCCGAGTGGGGATGTTCCAAAGGCTTCGCCCGAGCCGGTGGGCGAGTAG
- a CDS encoding adenylate/guanylate cyclase domain-containing protein — protein sequence MADDIKKNCADTFGKKWAVRDGQVVPDASDLKLTNDAVRFEKATVLYADLDQSTDLVETKKWQFAGEIYKTFLYAASRLIRNHGGKIVSYDGDRVMGVFIGDRQRNEAVSCALKINYAVKNYVQAEKEKRWSGDFKIRHVIGIDVSEIRGARTGVRGDNDLVWIGTAANLAAKLTSLSADQPTWITKRVYDYLDGSQKFGSKGENIWTSWKWNQHNDEEIYSSTYWRQFS from the coding sequence GTGGCTGACGACATTAAAAAGAATTGTGCCGATACATTCGGCAAGAAGTGGGCCGTACGAGACGGTCAGGTTGTTCCAGACGCAAGCGACCTGAAGCTAACCAACGACGCAGTGCGTTTTGAAAAGGCTACCGTCCTCTATGCTGATCTCGACCAGTCTACGGATCTCGTCGAGACGAAGAAATGGCAGTTCGCGGGAGAGATATACAAGACGTTCCTCTATGCGGCCTCCCGTCTTATCCGAAACCATGGCGGGAAGATTGTCTCATACGACGGTGATAGGGTCATGGGGGTTTTCATAGGAGATAGACAGCGAAACGAGGCGGTCTCCTGTGCCTTGAAGATCAACTACGCGGTAAAAAACTACGTCCAAGCAGAGAAAGAAAAGCGTTGGTCTGGTGATTTCAAGATCCGCCATGTGATCGGCATCGACGTATCGGAGATACGCGGCGCACGCACAGGTGTTCGCGGCGACAACGACTTGGTATGGATAGGCACCGCTGCAAATCTCGCTGCCAAGCTTACATCACTTAGCGCAGATCAGCCGACCTGGATCACTAAACGGGTTTACGATTACCTCGATGGTTCGCAGAAGTTTGGGTCCAAAGGGGAGAATATCTGGACTAGCTGGAAATGGAACCAGCACAACGACGAGGAGATATATTCCTCGACCTATTGGAGGCAGTTCAGTTGA
- a CDS encoding nucleotide-binding protein, translating into MSGLIDRFQGDAGRGNLIDAMLQQQIVSGNRELAEELADRAEIIEVSEGEAIIAQGGDDNDLFLIVAGSFRIVVNGRDVASRGRGDHVGEMVVVEPSQRRSADVVAIETGLVAKITHADITDVASRYPDIYRVIARTLARRLFERNKLVGQHREKIRVFIICSVEALAVGRIIENAFEHDDFVVRLWTNDVFKVASYALDSLETEVDDSDFAIAIAHSDDVTLFRDQEWPAPRDNVIFELGLFMGRLGRKRAILMEPREEKVKLPSDLTGVTTIPYSYEPGKDASALMAPACNTLRDHIKEWGPFNG; encoded by the coding sequence TTGAGCGGATTAATCGATCGTTTTCAGGGCGACGCAGGACGCGGCAATCTCATTGACGCAATGCTGCAGCAACAGATCGTCAGCGGTAATCGCGAACTAGCCGAGGAACTGGCCGACCGAGCCGAGATCATCGAGGTCTCCGAGGGCGAAGCGATCATCGCCCAAGGCGGCGACGACAACGATCTATTCCTGATTGTAGCTGGCAGCTTTAGGATCGTCGTGAACGGTCGTGATGTGGCCTCGCGCGGACGAGGTGACCATGTCGGAGAAATGGTGGTCGTCGAGCCATCTCAGCGTCGGTCCGCAGACGTCGTAGCGATTGAGACAGGGCTGGTCGCCAAAATCACGCACGCCGATATCACCGATGTCGCCTCGCGCTATCCGGATATCTATCGAGTCATCGCAAGGACACTGGCCCGCCGCCTGTTCGAACGCAACAAACTGGTTGGACAGCACCGCGAAAAGATACGGGTTTTTATCATCTGCTCGGTAGAGGCGCTGGCCGTCGGGCGCATCATCGAGAACGCCTTTGAGCATGACGATTTCGTAGTGCGGCTCTGGACGAACGATGTCTTCAAGGTTGCGAGCTACGCTCTGGATTCGCTGGAGACCGAAGTCGATGATTCCGATTTCGCAATAGCGATCGCTCATAGTGACGACGTCACCCTGTTCCGGGACCAGGAATGGCCTGCGCCTCGTGATAATGTGATCTTCGAGCTCGGGCTTTTCATGGGCCGCCTCGGCCGTAAGCGAGCCATTCTGATGGAACCGCGCGAGGAAAAGGTGAAGTTGCCCAGCGATCTTACTGGCGTGACCACCATCCCCTACTCCTACGAACCCGGCAAGGACGCCTCAGCACTTATGGCGCCAGCATGCAATACTCTGCGGGATCACATCAAAGAGTGGGGCCCGTTCAACGGCTGA